One stretch of Arachis duranensis cultivar V14167 chromosome 1, aradu.V14167.gnm2.J7QH, whole genome shotgun sequence DNA includes these proteins:
- the LOC107489683 gene encoding ribonuclease J isoform X2 — MGMKIISVIPALDSHTPIFASSFTMELIKKRLKEHGIFVPSRLKVFRTRKKFMAGPFEIDPITVTHSIPDCCGLVLRCSDGTILHTGDWKIDETPLDGKVFDREALEELSKEGVTLMMSDSTNVLSPGRTTSESVVADALLRHISAAKGRVITTQFASNIHRLGSIKAAADLTGRKLVFVGMSLRTYLDAAWKDGKARIDPSTLIKAEDIDAYAPKDLLIVTTGSQAEPRAALNLASYGSSHSFKLTKEDVVLYSAKVIPGNESRVTDMLNRISEIGSTIVMGKNEYLHTSGHGYRGELEEVLRIVKPQHFLPIHGELLFLKEHELLGKSTGIRHTTVVKNGEMLGVSHLRNRRVLSNGFISLGTENLQLKYSDGDKAFGTSNDLLIDERMRIALDGIIVVSMEIFRPQNLDDQVGNTLKGKIRITTRCLWLDQGKLMDALHKAANAALSSCPVNCPLAHMERIVSEVLRKMVRKYSGKRPEVIAIAVENPSAVIEDEVKTKLSGKAHVDGISTWRRVLDGHGKENNSTKMQIRGVEGLASEEYTTTSSGDDDDISETEDQDEFWKSFVDSSSAEKSIKANNGYVPQKENKPQLKKDSSEESEEEMSETSNLESKYSKSAKRNKWKPEEIKKLIDMRGELHDRFQVVKGRMALWEEVSQNLSANGISRSPGQCKSLWTSLLQKYEEVKNEKNTKKKWSYLEDMERILSENEELATK; from the exons ATGGGCATGAAGATCATATCG GTCATCCCAGCATTGGATTCTCATACGCCAATTTTTGCATCATCCTTCACAATGGAG CTTATTAAGAAACGCTTGAAGGAACATGGTATTTTTGTTCCATCCAGACTCAAAGTATTtagaacaaggaagaagtttATGGCAGGGCCTTTTGAGATAGATCCAATCACGGTGACCCATTCTATTCCTGATTGCTGTGGTTTAGTACTTCGTTGTTCTGATGGGACTATTCTTCACACCGGGGACTGGAAG ATTGATGAAACACCATTAGACGGTAAAGTTTTCGATCGTGAAGCTCTAGAGGAGCTCTCTAAAGAAGGAGTAACATTG ATGATGAGCGATTCAACAAATGTACTCTCACCTGGAAGGACAACCAGTGAATCTGTCGTGGCAGATGCATTGTTGAGGCATATTTCAGCTGCTAAAGGAAGGGTTATTACGACTCagtttgcatcaaatatacatCGTCTGGGAAGCATCAAAGCTGCTGCTGATTTAACTGGTAGAAAGCTG GTATTTGTTGGCATGTCTTTAAGGACATACTTAGATGCAGCTTGGAAAGATGGAAAGGCTCGAATTGATCCATCCACTTTG ATTAAAGCGGAGGATATTGATGCTTATGCTCCAAAGGATTTGCTAATTGTTACAACAGGCTCCCAA GCAGAACCTCGTGCGGCCTTGAATCTTGCGTCTTATGGAAGTAGTCAttctttcaaactaacaaagGAAGATGTTGTTTTGTATTCAGCTAAG GTTATCCCTGGCAATGAGTCCCGTGTTACAGACATGCTAAACCGCATATCAGAAATTGGATCAACAATAGTTATGGGGAAGAATGAATATCTGCACACGTCTGGTCATGGGTATCGCGGAGAATTG GAAGAAGTACTTAGAATTGTGAAACCACAGCATTTTCTTCCCATACATGGGGAACTCTTGTTCTTGAAAGAACATGAATTGCTTGGAAAGTCCACTGGCATTCGACACACCACT GTTGTTAAGAATGGAGAGATGCTTGGTGTTTCACATTTGAGAAATAGAAGAGTCCTTTCTAATGGCTTCATTTCACTTGGAACAGAAAATTTGCAG TTGAAGTATAGTGATGGTGACAAAGCATTTGGTACATCGAATGATCTCCTTATTGATGAAAGAATGAGAATTGCATTAGATGGCATCATTGTGGTTAG CATGGAAATATTCCGCCCTCAAAATCTAGATGATCAAGTTGGAAACACATTGAAAGGCAAGATAAGAATTACTACAAGATGCCTGTGGCTTGACCAAGGGAAGCTGATGGATGCACTTCATAAAGCTGCGAATGCTGCCCTTTCAAGCTGCCCTGTAAACTGTCCACTGGCTCACATGGAAAGAATTGTGTCTGAGGTGCTGAGGAAAATGGTGAGGAAGTATAGTGGAAAGCGGCCTGAAGTTATTGCCATTGCTGTAGAAAATCCTTCAGCTGTTATTGAAGATGAGGTAAAGACAAAGTTGTCTGGCAAAGCCCATGTGGATGGGATATCAACATGGAGAAGAGTGTTAGATGGGCATGGGAAGGAAAATAACTCCACTAAAATGCAAATTAGAG GTGTTGAAGGATTAGCATCTGAAGAATACACTACCACCTCAAGTggagatgatgatgatatttCTGAAACAGAGGATCAAGATGAATTTTGGAAGTCATTCGTCGATTCATCGTCAGCTGAGAAGTCAATCAAAGCTAACAATGGTTATGTTCCTCAAAAGGAGAATAAGCCCCAACTGAAGAAAGATAGTTCTGAAGAGTCTGAAGAAGAAATGTCCGAAACATCAAATTTAGAATCCAAATATTCAAAATCTGCAAAGAGAAATAAATGGAAACCTGAGGAAATTAAGAAGCTGATTGATATGCGGGGTGAACTACATGATCGATTCCAAGTAGTAAAGGGGAGGATGGCCCTTTGGGAAGAAGTATCTCAGAACTTGTCGGCAAATGGGATCAGCAGAAGTCCTGGGCAGTGCAAATCTCTATGGACATCTTTGTTACAGAAATATGAG GAGGTCAAGAATGAGAAGAATACCAAGAAAAAGTGGTCATATCTTGAGGACATGGAGAGGATTCTATCTGAAAATGAGGAACTGGCAACAAAATGA
- the LOC107489683 gene encoding ribonuclease J isoform X1 produces MATFTFSLCPHTLCYRPYTTRSSSLSCSFPSSALPDNVGSEVPRKRIRRIEGPRKSMEDSVKRKMEQFYEGSDGPPIRVLPIGGLGEIGMNCMLVGNYDRYILIDAGVMFPDYDELGVQKIIPDTTFIKKWSHKIEAVVITHGHEDHIGALPWVIPALDSHTPIFASSFTMELIKKRLKEHGIFVPSRLKVFRTRKKFMAGPFEIDPITVTHSIPDCCGLVLRCSDGTILHTGDWKIDETPLDGKVFDREALEELSKEGVTLMMSDSTNVLSPGRTTSESVVADALLRHISAAKGRVITTQFASNIHRLGSIKAAADLTGRKLVFVGMSLRTYLDAAWKDGKARIDPSTLIKAEDIDAYAPKDLLIVTTGSQAEPRAALNLASYGSSHSFKLTKEDVVLYSAKVIPGNESRVTDMLNRISEIGSTIVMGKNEYLHTSGHGYRGELEEVLRIVKPQHFLPIHGELLFLKEHELLGKSTGIRHTTVVKNGEMLGVSHLRNRRVLSNGFISLGTENLQLKYSDGDKAFGTSNDLLIDERMRIALDGIIVVSMEIFRPQNLDDQVGNTLKGKIRITTRCLWLDQGKLMDALHKAANAALSSCPVNCPLAHMERIVSEVLRKMVRKYSGKRPEVIAIAVENPSAVIEDEVKTKLSGKAHVDGISTWRRVLDGHGKENNSTKMQIRGVEGLASEEYTTTSSGDDDDISETEDQDEFWKSFVDSSSAEKSIKANNGYVPQKENKPQLKKDSSEESEEEMSETSNLESKYSKSAKRNKWKPEEIKKLIDMRGELHDRFQVVKGRMALWEEVSQNLSANGISRSPGQCKSLWTSLLQKYEEVKNEKNTKKKWSYLEDMERILSENEELATK; encoded by the exons ATGGCCACTTTCACGTTTTCATTGTGCCCTCACACCCTCTGTTACCGCCCTTACACCACACgctcttcttccctttcttgcTCTTTCCCCTCTTCTGCTCTCCCAG ATAATGTTGGATCTGAAGTACCGAGAAAACGAATAAGAAGAATagaaggtccaagaaagagcaTGGAAGACTCTGTTAAACGTAAGATGGAGCAATTTTATGAGGGATCCGATGGACCACCCATCCGTGTTCTTCCTATTGGTGGATTAGGTGAAATTGGAATGAATTGCATGCTTGTTGGTAACTATGACCGCTACATTCTCATTGATGCTGGTGTCATGTTTCCAGA CTATGATGAGCTTGGGGTCCAAAAAATCATACCCGATACAACATTCATAAAAAAATGGAGCCACAAAATTGAGGCAGTTGTTATAACACATGGGCATGAAGATCATATCGGTGCGTTACCTTGG GTCATCCCAGCATTGGATTCTCATACGCCAATTTTTGCATCATCCTTCACAATGGAG CTTATTAAGAAACGCTTGAAGGAACATGGTATTTTTGTTCCATCCAGACTCAAAGTATTtagaacaaggaagaagtttATGGCAGGGCCTTTTGAGATAGATCCAATCACGGTGACCCATTCTATTCCTGATTGCTGTGGTTTAGTACTTCGTTGTTCTGATGGGACTATTCTTCACACCGGGGACTGGAAG ATTGATGAAACACCATTAGACGGTAAAGTTTTCGATCGTGAAGCTCTAGAGGAGCTCTCTAAAGAAGGAGTAACATTG ATGATGAGCGATTCAACAAATGTACTCTCACCTGGAAGGACAACCAGTGAATCTGTCGTGGCAGATGCATTGTTGAGGCATATTTCAGCTGCTAAAGGAAGGGTTATTACGACTCagtttgcatcaaatatacatCGTCTGGGAAGCATCAAAGCTGCTGCTGATTTAACTGGTAGAAAGCTG GTATTTGTTGGCATGTCTTTAAGGACATACTTAGATGCAGCTTGGAAAGATGGAAAGGCTCGAATTGATCCATCCACTTTG ATTAAAGCGGAGGATATTGATGCTTATGCTCCAAAGGATTTGCTAATTGTTACAACAGGCTCCCAA GCAGAACCTCGTGCGGCCTTGAATCTTGCGTCTTATGGAAGTAGTCAttctttcaaactaacaaagGAAGATGTTGTTTTGTATTCAGCTAAG GTTATCCCTGGCAATGAGTCCCGTGTTACAGACATGCTAAACCGCATATCAGAAATTGGATCAACAATAGTTATGGGGAAGAATGAATATCTGCACACGTCTGGTCATGGGTATCGCGGAGAATTG GAAGAAGTACTTAGAATTGTGAAACCACAGCATTTTCTTCCCATACATGGGGAACTCTTGTTCTTGAAAGAACATGAATTGCTTGGAAAGTCCACTGGCATTCGACACACCACT GTTGTTAAGAATGGAGAGATGCTTGGTGTTTCACATTTGAGAAATAGAAGAGTCCTTTCTAATGGCTTCATTTCACTTGGAACAGAAAATTTGCAG TTGAAGTATAGTGATGGTGACAAAGCATTTGGTACATCGAATGATCTCCTTATTGATGAAAGAATGAGAATTGCATTAGATGGCATCATTGTGGTTAG CATGGAAATATTCCGCCCTCAAAATCTAGATGATCAAGTTGGAAACACATTGAAAGGCAAGATAAGAATTACTACAAGATGCCTGTGGCTTGACCAAGGGAAGCTGATGGATGCACTTCATAAAGCTGCGAATGCTGCCCTTTCAAGCTGCCCTGTAAACTGTCCACTGGCTCACATGGAAAGAATTGTGTCTGAGGTGCTGAGGAAAATGGTGAGGAAGTATAGTGGAAAGCGGCCTGAAGTTATTGCCATTGCTGTAGAAAATCCTTCAGCTGTTATTGAAGATGAGGTAAAGACAAAGTTGTCTGGCAAAGCCCATGTGGATGGGATATCAACATGGAGAAGAGTGTTAGATGGGCATGGGAAGGAAAATAACTCCACTAAAATGCAAATTAGAG GTGTTGAAGGATTAGCATCTGAAGAATACACTACCACCTCAAGTggagatgatgatgatatttCTGAAACAGAGGATCAAGATGAATTTTGGAAGTCATTCGTCGATTCATCGTCAGCTGAGAAGTCAATCAAAGCTAACAATGGTTATGTTCCTCAAAAGGAGAATAAGCCCCAACTGAAGAAAGATAGTTCTGAAGAGTCTGAAGAAGAAATGTCCGAAACATCAAATTTAGAATCCAAATATTCAAAATCTGCAAAGAGAAATAAATGGAAACCTGAGGAAATTAAGAAGCTGATTGATATGCGGGGTGAACTACATGATCGATTCCAAGTAGTAAAGGGGAGGATGGCCCTTTGGGAAGAAGTATCTCAGAACTTGTCGGCAAATGGGATCAGCAGAAGTCCTGGGCAGTGCAAATCTCTATGGACATCTTTGTTACAGAAATATGAG GAGGTCAAGAATGAGAAGAATACCAAGAAAAAGTGGTCATATCTTGAGGACATGGAGAGGATTCTATCTGAAAATGAGGAACTGGCAACAAAATGA